The DNA sequence TTCTTGGCGCAGGATCTCGCCGTGCCGCGGCGCTTTGGGACTCTCAAAGAGGCGGATGCGGGGATCCAATTGCGCGACGGACCGTACGACGTCGCGGGCAGCGGCTGGCATGCCGTCGCCGACGATGAAAATTTCGATATCTTTCACGGTTTGCGTCAGCGCGCTGACGACGGAATGGCGTATCGTCGGACCGTGGTCATGGGTGGGGATGAGGACGGTGGCCTTCACGGATGATGTGTTTTCGATGCCGCGTCGGCCATGGCCCGGAGTCTGTCGATGACCTCCACGACTTCGGCGCCCTCGGCCGCGCTGCTCTTGGGGGCGGGGCCGCCTTCGAGATGACCGACAAATGCCTCCAGCTCTCGGTACAGCGGCAGGTCGCCGCCGACGGGTCGCGTCTCGATGACCGGCGCGCCGTCCGGACCGTGACGCATGATCTCCACATGCCTATCGTATCCGTCGGCAAGCACGGCCGTGCCCTCCCGTAGGTGAAGGCGGACCTCGCGGCGTTTCTTGGGATAGAGCTCCGAAACCTCCAAGCGCAACCAGGGATCCGATCCGAGAATTGCCGATAGAGAGCAAAGGCCGTGAGAGCTGGATTCGGCGACAGCCGCCCGCGGCTCCGGGATATGCCCCAGGATCTCGAGCGCGATGGATAGGTCGTGCGGGGCGAGTATCCATACGGCATCGACATCGGCATGCGGGCTGCCCCAATCGAGCCGACAGGTACTGAGACCGATGACCGGTCCCAATTCTCCGGAATGCGCGATATCTCTCAATGCCTCGATGCCGGGGTGATAGCGCCATTTGTCCATGACAAAGAGGCGATCGGGCAACTCTGCCGCCAGTTGCTTGGCCTCCTTGGCATCCGGCGTCATCGGTTTCTCGACGAAGATGGGAATGTGGCGCGGCATCAGGCGACGGATGATCTCTCCGTGCCAAACGGTCGGGACGGCCACGACGGCGCCACCCACCGCGGGCAGGTCTTCGACACGGTCCCAGAAAGAGGCAGCGCCCCCTGCCATGGCGAGCTCGCGCGACGCCGTGGAAGTGGCGGCGACGTGCACCTCGCAGTCCAGGGAAATGAGATCCCGCAAAATATGGACGCCCCAGCGGCCACATCCGATGAGCGCGATGACGCGTCTTGGCTTCATGAGCAGTTCGAGCATAACAAAAGCGTCTCGGTCTGAACGCGCAGAAAGCGATGCGGTGCTCGAGAGAGGCTAAGAGCCGACGGTGCCCGTATCAGTAGCTAGGCGGGGAAGATCTACGTTCCTGCATCGACGAGGGAGAGCCAGTCGCAGCTAGACGCCGGCGACCAGGCTAGCTGTCGGATCGTGAGACCTGACCCTCAGTGGCACTGACCGAGGACTTTGCGCACTTCGAGGTAGGTGGCGGCGCCCACCCCCTCGACGCGCTCGAGGACCCGCGAGATGCGGTAGGCGAAATACCCCAGCTCCACGACCTCAAGCCCCACCCGGGCCAGCTTGGCGGCCAGGAAACCGTGCTCCATGATCATCGTCCGGATTGTTATTCGGTTCGATCGGTGTGTCAACGTCGACCATTGGATACGTTTCGGGTGCGGCCGTGACTGCTTGCCGATCGAGCGTATCCCCGCTACTCTCTGGGTCCGGAGGCTACCCCTGATGAAAATCGCCAAGGTCGAATCGCTCCACGCTGATGCCGGGTCACGCAACTTCGACTTCCTCAAGGTCACGACCGATACCGGACTCGTGGGCTGGAGCGAGTACAACGAAGCCTTCGGGGGTCCCGGTCTCTCGGCGGTGATCGACCGCCTGGCCCCCACGGTCATCGGCAAGGACCCGCGCGCCTGGGAGGCGCATGTCACGACCATGTATGCCCTCCGGCGGCAGTCTTCGGGCGGCGTGATCCAGCAGGGCATCGCCGCCATCGAGAACGCGCTGCTGGACATCAAGGCGCGCGCCCTCGGGATTCCCGTCTACGAGCTCTTCGGCGGTCCTGTGCGCGACCACATCCGCCTCTACTGGTCTCACTGCGGGACGTACCGCGTGCGCAACGCCAAGGAGCTCCAGATCCCGCCCGTCCGCACCCTCGACGACGTGGTCAAGCTCGGCAAGGAAGTGGTGGCCAAGGGCTATACCGCGCTCAAGACCAATGTGCTGCTGCTGGGGGACAACCCACGCACGTACACGCCGGGCTTTGCCCGCGCGGCCGAGGGGTTTCCCGAGCTCAACGCCGACCGCCACGTGGTGAGAGCCATCCGGGATCAGCTGGCCGCCTTCCGGGAGGGCGCGGGGCCGGACATGGAGATCCTCGTGGACCTGAACTTCAACTACAAGACGGAGGGCTTTGTCACCATGGCCCGGGCCATGGAGCCCTTCGATCTCTTCTGGGTCGAGATCGACACGCGAGACCCGAAGGCGCTCGCCTACATCCGGAGCCGCGCGCCCATGCCCGTGGCCTCGTGCGAGAGCCTGTTCGGACGCCGCGACTACCGCCCGTACTTCGAGAGCTACTCCATGGACGTGGCCATCATCGACACACCGTGGAACGGGGTGGGGGAATCGGTCAAGATCGCCAACATGGCGGACGTGTACGAGATCAACGTGGCCCCGCACAATTTCTATGGGCCGCTCGCCACCATGATGAGCGGGCACTTCTGCGCCGTGGTGCCCAACCTGCGCATCATGGAGACCGACCCGGATCAGGTCCCCTGGCACGACGAGCTCGTCACCGTGAAGCCCGACATCAAGGACGGCCTCCTCAACCTGCCCACGGGTCCGGGCTGGGGCACCGAGATCAACGAAGAGGTCGTGCGGGCCCATCCGCCCCGGACCGCCCGTTAGCGCGGTGACCTCCAGGCGGGATCCCGTTCTCCGGGCCGTGGCCTGCCTCCTGCTGGTCCTGATTCCGGCGGCTACCCTTGCCGCGGACGTCCCCTTGACCTCCGCCGAGCTCAGGCAGCGCGCGGCGGACATCGTGGTGGCGCTCAAGGAGTACCGGGCAAGCCTCGAGACGCTGCTGGCAATCTACGAGAAGAATCTCCCCAAAGCGATAGAGCGGCGCGATCAGCGACAGGAATTCTATACTCGAGGAATCGTCTCCCGCCGCGAGCTCGAAGAGGCCGAGAACGCCGTGACGACGGCCCAGCAGAAAATCGACGGTACCCGACGGGAGATTGCCGCCGTCGACCATGCCATCGCCGAGGCAACCACGGCCCGGACCCTGGCGGGTCTCTCGCCGCTCAGGAAGGGCGCGTTCGAGCAGACGGCGGTGTTGATCCGCTTCAATGGGGCGGCGGCCTGGTCGCTCAAGGCCGGCACGGCCAAGCTCCAGGAGTTCTTCACCGCGCGCTTCCACCATCCACTGCCCGTGAGCGCCTACGGCCAGACGCCGCTGCACGACCGCATGGGCTTCGACCACCGCGACGCGCTCGACATCGCCCTCCACCCGGACAGCATCGAGGGCCGGGCGGTCATGGACTACCTGCGGGCGGCCGGCATTCCCTTCATCGCCTCCTGGGGCGCCGTCTCCGGCGCGGCCTCGGGGGCGCACATCCACGTGGGCCAGCCCTCACCGCGGATCGTCTCGAAACGCTAGCACGGAGAAAGCGGACGGGCTCATCGCGAGATCCTCCAGCCGGCAATCGCCTCGGGGTTGACGCAGCAGGCGGGCGGCTCGCCGCGCCCGGCGGCCAGGATCTGCTCGAGGGCGAGCCGGAGATTGGCTCGGCGGCCCGCTTCGCTGTGGCTCACATTGTGCGGGGTGAGGATGAGCCGCTCGGGATCCACGTTGCGCAGCGAGCTCGAGGGCTGCAGCGGCTCCTTGATGAAGGCGTCGACGGCGGCCCCGGCGATCCAGCCTTCATCGAGGGCCCGCGCCACCGCCTCCTCGTCCATCATCTCGCCGCGCGCCGTGTTGATGAGCAATGCGCTCGGCTTCATCCGCCGGAGCTCCTTCTCGCCGATGAGACCGCGCGTCTCGTCGGTCAGCGAGGCGTGGAGCGAGACAACATCGGACTCGGCGAGCAGCGTGGTCAGGTCCACGAGGGTGGCGCCCAGGTCCTGGGCCACGAGCTGGGGCACGTAGGGATCGGCGGCGAGGAGCCGCACGTCCCAGTTGACGAGCCGTCGCGCCACGTGCGAGCCCACGCGGCCGAGCCCGACCAGCCCCACCGTCTTGCCGAAGAGGAATTCCCCGCGGTCCTGGCGCTGCGCCCATTCGCCGCGGCGGAGCTTGGCCTCGTTGTGCTTGATGCGCTTGAGCAGCATCAGGAGGAGCCCGATGGTCGCCTCGGCCACCGAGATGAAATTCTCCGGGGTGGGGCTATTGGCGACGAGGATGCCGAGACGGGAGGCCGCGGCCACGTCGATCTTGTCGGTGCCGATGAAGGGCACGATGACGAGACGGAGCCGGGGGGATGATTCGAGGACGCCGCGGCTGATGGTCTCGAGGTGAGAGGCGAGGATGATGTCGACATCCCGCGCGGCCTCGGTGAGCTCGGCCTCGGTATAAGCCTGGCGTGCGGGCTGATCGAGCGGGCGCCCGATCACCACCTCGTGTCCGGCCTCGCGGAGCGCCTCGAGCTCCTCGGGTGTCCCGCTCTGTCCCGTGGCCAGGATTCTCATGGCTTCTTGCAGATCACGTTGAGCAGGGCCTGGCGCTTCTCCTCGCGGACGACGCGGAGGGCGCGCTGGAGCGCCGCCGCGAGGTCGGCGGGATCCTCGACCCGCTCGCCATGCCCGCCGGAGGCGCGGCAGATCATCTCGTAGTCGGGGGCGGGCTCCAGCCGGGTGAGGGGCATGGAGTCCGTCTTGACCGCCCAGCCGTCCTTGGCATGGGTCTGCACCGCGCGCTTGACGGCATTCCATGTCTGGTTGTTGAAGACGACGAAGAGCACGGGCAAGTTGTGGGCGCGGGCCACGAAGTGCGCGGCCGTGGGCGCGCCGAAGATGTAGGAGCCGTCGCCGACACAGCAGATGACCGTGTGGTCGGGCGCGGCCAGCTTGGCCCCGAGCGCGGCCCCGAGCCCCCAGCCCAGCCCTCCCGAGGCCGGGGCCCCGAAGTAGCTGCCGGGCCTCGTGAAGCGGCACTGGGTCACGTCCAGATCGTATTCATTGACCACCATGCTCTTGTCGTCCACGAGATCGCCCACGCAGCGCGAGAGCCAGGCCATGTCGATGGGCGAGTCAGCCGACACCGCCTTGGCGCGGGCGGCCGCCGCCTGCTGCCCGCGCGCGTGCTCGGCTTCCCAGCGCGTCCGTCTCTTCGCCCGGCTTGCCGCATCGACGCGGGAGGCCACGGCGTCGGCGAGGGCCGCAAGGGTGAGACGCGGGGTGCCGGCCAGGGCCAGATCAGTGGGGAACCCGCGGATCGGGTAGCGAGAGAAGAGCGGATCGATGCCGAGGTGGATGATCTTGGCCTCGGGCCTGGGCCGCTTGAGGTTGGGAAACCACGGTACGTCCGACTCGACGACGAGGATGGCATCCGCCTCTTCCAGATGCGGCGCGGGATCAAAGCCGCCGTGGAGAGAATGGTCCTGGGGGAAATTGACATAGGTGTGGGCCTGGTCGAAGACGGGCGCGCCCAGCGCTTCCGCCAGGGCCACGAGCGCGGGCACGGCGCGCGAGTCGCGCCCGGCCGCCTTCACGATGATGAGCGGGTTGCTGGCGGAGGCGAGGATCTGCGCGGCCTCCGCCACCACCTCGGGGGCGGGAAGCACGGGGCCCGGCGTCACCGCGCGAGCCGGATCGGCGTATTCGAAGGTCTCGTGCCGCTCGGCCAGCACCTCGCGCGGCAGGGTCAGGTACACGGGCCCCTGCGGCTCGGCCTGGCTCAGCGTCAGCGCGCGGTCCACTACGGTCTCGAGCTGCGCGAAGCCGCGGAGCTCGTAGTCCCACTTCACGAACTCACGGACCATGGCGGCCTGGTCGAAGGATTCCTGCGCCCAGTGGATGTGACGGTCACGGCTGCCCGAGAAGCCGTATTCCGTGATGGGATTGCGTCCGGCGCTGAAGAGCATCGGCACGTTGCACCGCGCGGCATTGATGATGCCGCCCACGGCATTGCCGGCGCCCACGATGACGTGGACCATGACGGCTTGCGGCCTTCCCGTGACCATGGTGTAGCCGTGGGCCATGGCCACGGCCGGGGTCTCGTGCGGAATGGTCAGGGGACGCGGGCTCGTCTGCCCCTGGGCGCCCCGCTTGGCATAGGCCTCGATGAGGGGCGCGAAGTCCGTGCCCGCGTTGGCGAAGAGATACTCGATGCCCCGCGCGGCGAGCAGCTCGAGGTAGGCCTCCGCGGTGCTCTCCACTGCCGCTCGCTTCACCATAGCTGGCCTCCGTGGTCTCGGATCGGTGAGAGGAGAAAACGAGACGAGAGTAGCCCCGGGTCGCCGCACGGTCAAGGACCCCTCGGGTGGCTGCGCGGCTGCAGGCGCGATGTCGCGATAGTCTCCGCGCTTCGACTACTATGGGGTCCGGGCTCCATGGTCGAATAGCTCGGGCCGGCTGGATTGAGGAGGGCCCTTCAATGGACACGGTTCCCGAAACGAGATACGCGCGAAGCGGGGACTACCATATCGCGTACCAGGTGGTCGGGAACGGTCCCTTCGACCTCGTCTTCGTGCATGGGTGGATCTCCCACATCGAACACCTGTGGGAAGAGCCAAGCTTGTCGCGCTTTCTTCGGAGCCTCGCATCGTTCAGCCGTCTCATCCTGCTCGATAAGCGTGGCACGGGGCTGTCTGATCCAGTGCCGTTGAATCAGCTCCCCACCCTGGAGGAAAGGATGGATGATGTTCGCGCCGTGCTCGACGCGGCGGGCTCCACGCGGTCGGCGCTCCTCGGCACATCCGAAGCCGGCGCATTGAATATCTTGTTCGCCGCCACCCATCCGGAACGGACCACCGCCCTGATTCTGCTGAACTCGTACGCCAGACTGGCGTGGGCCCACGACTATCCTTGGGGCATCCGCCCCGAGGAGGCCGAGGGTCTGCTCAGAGGGATCGAGGCTGAATGGGGTAAGGGGGTCGCCTTTGAAGCGCTCGTGGCCAGCCAAGCGGATAACGCGGCCATGAGGAGTTGGTGGGCGCGGTATCAACGACTGGCGGCCAGCCCCGGAGCGGCGGTAACTCTGCTCAGGAGCGCATTCGAGACGGATACGCGCTCGGTGCTCCCCGCCGTCACGGTGCCCACGCTCATCTTGCATCGGGCCGGCGATCCCTTTACCACGACCGATCATGGCCGGTATCTTGCGGCGGAGATCAAAGGTGCGAAATATGTCGAGCTGGTTGGCCGAGATCATCTCTTCTTCTCGGAGAATGCCGACCATCTGCTGGCGGAGATCCAGGAGTTTCTCACGGGGGTGCGCGAGAGCAGCCAGAGCGAGCGCATCCTCGCGACGGTGCTCTTCACTGACATTGTCGGATCGACGGAGCTTGCTGCGAGGCTCGGAGATCGTCGTTGGCGCGACACGCTGGATCGATACTATGCGACGGCGCGAGGCGAGCTGAACCGGTTTCGAGGTCGGGAGATCGACACGGCCGGCGATGGATTCTTCGCGTCTTTCGATGGCCCCGCCCGGGCCATCCGGTGCGCACACGCCACGAGCGAGGCGGCCCGGAGACTCGGCCTGGAGATTCGGGCCGGTGTGCACACCGGCGAGTGCGAGGTGATCGGAGACAAGGTCGGCGGCCTTGCCGTCCACATCGGCGCTCGCGTCGCCGGAAAGGCGAGGAGCAACGAGGTGCTCGTTTCGAGCACCGTCAAGGACCTGGTCGCGGGCTCAGGCATTCGATTCGAGGACCGCGGCGTCCACGTCTTGAAAGGCGTGCCGGGAGAATGGCGGCTGTTTGCGGTTGTCGCACCACAGTAACCGGCAGGCGAACGCGGCGTGATACCATGGCGAGCGATGTCCGGGTCCGCACTGCTCGGGAGGCTCGCCGTGCCATGGCTCCTCGCCCCGGCGCTGATCATCCCGCTTCTCGCGGCGCAGGCCGCGGCCGCCGACCCCGACACGCTCTTCAAGATCCGGCGCGCCGGCACCATCGCCATCGGCTATAGCGAGGCGGCCAAGCCCTTCTCCTTTCTCGGACCTGACGGCAAGCCGGCCGGCTACTCGATCGATCTCTGCCGGGAGATCGCCGCGGGCGTCCAGCGGGATCTGAATCTCTCCAAGCTCGAGATCAAGTGGGTCAAGCTGCCCCCGGACGCCCGCATCTCGGCCGTGGTGAGCGGGCGCGTGGACATCGAGTGCGGCTCGACCACGCGCACACTCTCGCGGGAGACCCAGGTCGACTTCACCAACCTGACCTTTGTCGATGGCGCGAGCCTGCTCGTCACCGAGAGCTCGGGTATCAAGCGTCCGGTGCACCTCGCGGGCAAACGCATCGCGGTCGTCCCGACCA is a window from the Candidatus Methylomirabilota bacterium genome containing:
- a CDS encoding NAD(P)-dependent oxidoreductase, translated to MRILATGQSGTPEELEALREAGHEVVIGRPLDQPARQAYTEAELTEAARDVDIILASHLETISRGVLESSPRLRLVIVPFIGTDKIDVAAASRLGILVANSPTPENFISVAEATIGLLLMLLKRIKHNEAKLRRGEWAQRQDRGEFLFGKTVGLVGLGRVGSHVARRLVNWDVRLLAADPYVPQLVAQDLGATLVDLTTLLAESDVVSLHASLTDETRGLIGEKELRRMKPSALLINTARGEMMDEEAVARALDEGWIAGAAVDAFIKEPLQPSSSLRNVDPERLILTPHNVSHSEAGRRANLRLALEQILAAGRGEPPACCVNPEAIAGWRISR
- a CDS encoding thiamine pyrophosphate-requiring protein, whose product is MVKRAAVESTAEAYLELLAARGIEYLFANAGTDFAPLIEAYAKRGAQGQTSPRPLTIPHETPAVAMAHGYTMVTGRPQAVMVHVIVGAGNAVGGIINAARCNVPMLFSAGRNPITEYGFSGSRDRHIHWAQESFDQAAMVREFVKWDYELRGFAQLETVVDRALTLSQAEPQGPVYLTLPREVLAERHETFEYADPARAVTPGPVLPAPEVVAEAAQILASASNPLIIVKAAGRDSRAVPALVALAEALGAPVFDQAHTYVNFPQDHSLHGGFDPAPHLEEADAILVVESDVPWFPNLKRPRPEAKIIHLGIDPLFSRYPIRGFPTDLALAGTPRLTLAALADAVASRVDAASRAKRRTRWEAEHARGQQAAAARAKAVSADSPIDMAWLSRCVGDLVDDKSMVVNEYDLDVTQCRFTRPGSYFGAPASGGLGWGLGAALGAKLAAPDHTVICCVGDGSYIFGAPTAAHFVARAHNLPVLFVVFNNQTWNAVKRAVQTHAKDGWAVKTDSMPLTRLEPAPDYEMICRASGGHGERVEDPADLAAALQRALRVVREEKRQALLNVICKKP
- a CDS encoding adenylate/guanylate cyclase domain-containing protein gives rise to the protein MDTVPETRYARSGDYHIAYQVVGNGPFDLVFVHGWISHIEHLWEEPSLSRFLRSLASFSRLILLDKRGTGLSDPVPLNQLPTLEERMDDVRAVLDAAGSTRSALLGTSEAGALNILFAATHPERTTALILLNSYARLAWAHDYPWGIRPEEAEGLLRGIEAEWGKGVAFEALVASQADNAAMRSWWARYQRLAASPGAAVTLLRSAFETDTRSVLPAVTVPTLILHRAGDPFTTTDHGRYLAAEIKGAKYVELVGRDHLFFSENADHLLAEIQEFLTGVRESSQSERILATVLFTDIVGSTELAARLGDRRWRDTLDRYYATARGELNRFRGREIDTAGDGFFASFDGPARAIRCAHATSEAARRLGLEIRAGVHTGECEVIGDKVGGLAVHIGARVAGKARSNEVLVSSTVKDLVAGSGIRFEDRGVHVLKGVPGEWRLFAVVAPQ
- a CDS encoding mandelate racemase/muconate lactonizing enzyme family protein, whose protein sequence is MKIAKVESLHADAGSRNFDFLKVTTDTGLVGWSEYNEAFGGPGLSAVIDRLAPTVIGKDPRAWEAHVTTMYALRRQSSGGVIQQGIAAIENALLDIKARALGIPVYELFGGPVRDHIRLYWSHCGTYRVRNAKELQIPPVRTLDDVVKLGKEVVAKGYTALKTNVLLLGDNPRTYTPGFARAAEGFPELNADRHVVRAIRDQLAAFREGAGPDMEILVDLNFNYKTEGFVTMARAMEPFDLFWVEIDTRDPKALAYIRSRAPMPVASCESLFGRRDYRPYFESYSMDVAIIDTPWNGVGESVKIANMADVYEINVAPHNFYGPLATMMSGHFCAVVPNLRIMETDPDQVPWHDELVTVKPDIKDGLLNLPTGPGWGTEINEEVVRAHPPRTAR
- a CDS encoding Gfo/Idh/MocA family oxidoreductase; this translates as MLELLMKPRRVIALIGCGRWGVHILRDLISLDCEVHVAATSTASRELAMAGGAASFWDRVEDLPAVGGAVVAVPTVWHGEIIRRLMPRHIPIFVEKPMTPDAKEAKQLAAELPDRLFVMDKWRYHPGIEALRDIAHSGELGPVIGLSTCRLDWGSPHADVDAVWILAPHDLSIALEILGHIPEPRAAVAESSSHGLCSLSAILGSDPWLRLEVSELYPKKRREVRLHLREGTAVLADGYDRHVEIMRHGPDGAPVIETRPVGGDLPLYRELEAFVGHLEGGPAPKSSAAEGAEVVEVIDRLRAMADAASKTHHP
- a CDS encoding amino acid ABC transporter substrate-binding protein, producing MPWLLAPALIIPLLAAQAAAADPDTLFKIRRAGTIAIGYSEAAKPFSFLGPDGKPAGYSIDLCREIAAGVQRDLNLSKLEIKWVKLPPDARISAVVSGRVDIECGSTTRTLSRETQVDFTNLTFVDGASLLVTESSGIKRPVHLAGKRIAVVPTTTTERVLGETLKRLSITDATLFAVKDHPEALIALENGKIDAYASDRVILAGLRTTARDPGKLVVLDDYLSYEPYAFVVRRNDSPFRLAVNRVLARLYRSAEVVPIYEKWFGPMPEGGLIPAVFALQSVPE